A single window of Nocardioides kongjuensis DNA harbors:
- a CDS encoding mandelate racemase/muconate lactonizing enzyme family protein, with amino-acid sequence MKITAIDAIPFRIPYVKPLKFASGEVHVADHVLVRVHTDDGVVGVAEAPPRPFTYGETQRGILAVIETIFAPQVVGLALTDREQMAALMGRTVGNPTAKAAIDMAVWDALGRTLGLPVSELLGGYTDRMRVSHMLGFDRPAAMVDEAERMRDVHGITTFKVKVGRRPAALDVAVVRALREGLGPDVVLYVDGNRGWTASESARAMRQMADLDLAFAEELNPADDVLGRRWLVQQLDVPFIADESATTPAEVTREVLGGSATALSVKTARTGFTGSQRVLHLAEGLGLEVVMGNQIDGQLGSICTVAFGAAHQRSSLHAGELSNFLDMSDDLLTEPLRIENGELALRPGAGLGVEIDDDKLRRYRTDS; translated from the coding sequence ATGAAGATCACCGCGATCGACGCGATCCCCTTCCGGATCCCCTACGTCAAGCCGCTGAAGTTCGCCAGCGGCGAGGTCCACGTGGCCGACCACGTGCTGGTCCGCGTGCACACCGACGACGGGGTGGTCGGGGTCGCCGAGGCGCCGCCGCGGCCGTTCACGTACGGCGAGACGCAGCGCGGGATCCTCGCGGTGATCGAGACCATCTTCGCCCCGCAGGTCGTCGGCCTCGCGCTCACCGATCGCGAGCAGATGGCCGCGCTGATGGGCCGCACGGTCGGCAACCCGACGGCGAAGGCCGCGATCGACATGGCCGTGTGGGACGCGCTCGGCCGCACCCTCGGGCTGCCGGTCTCCGAGCTGCTCGGCGGCTACACCGACCGGATGCGGGTCTCCCACATGCTCGGCTTCGACCGGCCGGCCGCGATGGTCGACGAGGCCGAGCGGATGCGCGACGTGCACGGCATCACCACGTTCAAGGTCAAGGTCGGGCGCCGCCCAGCCGCGCTCGACGTCGCCGTCGTCCGCGCACTGCGGGAGGGGCTGGGGCCCGACGTCGTGCTGTACGTCGACGGCAACCGCGGCTGGACCGCGTCGGAGTCGGCGCGGGCGATGCGACAGATGGCCGACCTCGACCTGGCCTTCGCCGAGGAGCTCAACCCCGCCGACGACGTGCTCGGCCGGCGCTGGCTGGTGCAGCAGCTCGACGTGCCGTTCATCGCCGACGAGTCGGCCACCACGCCGGCCGAGGTGACCCGCGAGGTCCTCGGCGGCTCGGCCACCGCTTTGTCGGTCAAGACCGCCCGCACCGGGTTCACCGGCTCGCAGCGGGTGCTCCACCTCGCCGAGGGGCTGGGCCTCGAGGTGGTCATGGGCAACCAGATCGACGGCCAGCTCGGCTCGATCTGCACCGTCGCGTTCGGCGCCGCCCACCAGCGCAGCAGCCTGCACGCCGGCGAGCTGTCCAACTTCCTCGACATGAGCGACGACCTGCTCACCGAGCCGCTCCGCATCGAGAACGGCGAGCTCGCCCTGCGTCCCGGCGCCGGACTCGGCGTCGAGATCGACGACGACAAGCTGCGCCGCTACCGCACCGACTCCTGA
- a CDS encoding LysR substrate-binding domain-containing protein: MDLKQLRYFDAVAETCHFGQAAERLHLAQPALSQAVRRLEAELDVLLLARTTRQVSLTPAGEFFHREVRRILGDLDACVVGTRSIAEGSRGLLRVGFTGTSAFTQLARLSRIVRSSLPGVALEVQADLLTPGQVERLTDGRLDLGVLRGPVAEPGIETRSLLQEPLVLALPADHRLAAEPALEVVDVSADEFVAYADTRSAVNEAMVSSCLRAGFSPNITHRAPGTAALLALVAAQLGVALVPESVRSMQLQGVVFRDVADAATIDLSLAWRADDPSALVAGALDVLERNGFFTAAPSPTTAS, from the coding sequence ATGGATCTCAAGCAGCTGCGCTACTTCGACGCCGTGGCCGAGACCTGTCACTTCGGCCAGGCGGCCGAGCGCCTCCATCTCGCCCAGCCCGCCCTCTCCCAGGCCGTACGACGCCTCGAGGCCGAGCTCGACGTCCTGCTCCTGGCACGCACGACCCGCCAGGTCAGCCTGACGCCGGCCGGCGAGTTCTTCCACCGCGAGGTGCGCCGGATCCTCGGCGACCTCGACGCGTGCGTGGTCGGCACCCGCAGCATCGCCGAGGGCAGCCGCGGGCTGCTCCGGGTCGGGTTCACCGGGACCAGCGCGTTCACCCAGCTGGCCCGTCTGTCCCGGATCGTCCGCTCCTCGCTGCCCGGCGTCGCGCTCGAGGTGCAGGCCGACCTGCTCACCCCCGGTCAGGTCGAGCGGCTGACCGACGGCCGCCTCGACCTCGGCGTGCTCCGCGGGCCGGTCGCCGAGCCCGGCATCGAGACCCGGTCGCTGCTGCAGGAGCCGCTGGTGCTCGCCCTCCCGGCCGACCACCGGCTCGCCGCGGAGCCCGCGCTCGAGGTCGTCGACGTCTCCGCCGACGAGTTCGTCGCGTACGCCGACACCCGCTCGGCCGTCAACGAGGCGATGGTGTCCAGCTGCCTGCGCGCCGGCTTCTCCCCCAACATCACCCACCGCGCCCCCGGCACCGCCGCGCTGCTCGCGCTCGTCGCCGCGCAGCTGGGCGTCGCGCTGGTGCCCGAGTCGGTGCGCAGCATGCAGCTGCAGGGCGTCGTGTTCCGCGACGTCGCCGACGCCGCGACCATCGACCTCTCCCTCGCCTGGCGCGCGGACGACCCGTCCGCCCTGGTGGCCGGCGCGCTCGACGTGCTGGAGCGCAACGGGTTCTTCACCGCCGCCCCCTCCCCGACCACCGCCTCCTGA
- the benA gene encoding benzoate 1,2-dioxygenase large subunit, which yields MTEMLDRIGSVLADAVVEEPEAGIYRANRRIFTDEEVFELEMKHIFEGNWIYLAHESQVANPGDYFTTYIGRQPVVITRGKDGELTCLINACAHRGAMICRRKTDNRMTLTCPFHGWTFRNDGTLLKVKDPDGAGYPASFDQGGSHDMTKVARFESYRGFLFGSLNEDVSTLAEHLGDTTKVIDMLVDQSPDGLEVLRGSSTYTYDGNWKVQAENGADGYHVTATHWNYAATTSRRNTGESTNETKTLDAGQWGKSGGGYWSYPNGHLCLWTWAGNPQDRPLWDRMDELKEQFGDAKGEFMVKGSRNLCLYPNVYLMDQFSTQIRHFRPIAPDRTEVTIYCIAPKGESAASRAWRIRQYEDFFNASGMATPDDLEEFRSCQLTFRATAAPWNDMSRGAEHWLTGPDEVARSLGMEGVISAGLKNEDEGLYPVQHGYWRDTMLAALEKEADK from the coding sequence ATGACCGAGATGCTGGACCGGATCGGCAGCGTGCTGGCCGACGCCGTCGTCGAGGAGCCGGAGGCCGGGATCTACCGCGCCAACCGGCGGATCTTCACCGACGAGGAGGTCTTCGAGCTCGAGATGAAGCACATCTTCGAGGGCAACTGGATCTACCTCGCCCACGAGAGCCAGGTGGCGAACCCGGGTGACTACTTCACGACCTACATCGGGCGTCAGCCGGTCGTCATCACCCGCGGCAAGGACGGGGAGCTGACCTGCCTGATCAACGCCTGTGCGCACCGCGGCGCGATGATCTGCCGGCGCAAGACCGACAACCGGATGACGCTGACCTGTCCCTTCCACGGCTGGACGTTCCGCAACGACGGCACCCTGCTCAAGGTCAAGGACCCCGACGGCGCCGGCTACCCGGCCTCCTTCGACCAGGGCGGCTCGCACGACATGACGAAGGTGGCGCGGTTCGAGAGCTACCGCGGCTTCCTGTTCGGCAGCCTCAACGAGGACGTCAGCACCCTGGCCGAGCACCTCGGCGACACGACCAAGGTGATCGACATGCTCGTCGACCAGTCGCCCGACGGGCTGGAGGTGCTGCGCGGCTCGTCGACCTACACCTACGACGGCAACTGGAAGGTGCAGGCCGAGAACGGCGCCGACGGCTACCACGTCACCGCCACGCACTGGAACTACGCCGCCACCACCTCGCGCCGCAACACCGGCGAGTCCACGAACGAGACGAAGACGCTCGACGCCGGCCAGTGGGGCAAGTCGGGCGGCGGCTACTGGTCCTACCCGAACGGGCACCTGTGCCTGTGGACCTGGGCCGGCAACCCGCAGGACCGCCCGCTGTGGGACCGGATGGACGAGCTCAAGGAGCAGTTCGGCGACGCCAAGGGCGAGTTCATGGTCAAGGGCTCGCGCAACCTGTGCCTCTACCCGAACGTCTACCTGATGGACCAGTTCTCCACGCAGATCCGGCACTTCCGCCCGATCGCGCCGGACCGGACCGAGGTCACCATCTACTGCATCGCCCCGAAGGGCGAGAGCGCCGCGTCGCGCGCCTGGCGGATCCGCCAGTACGAGGACTTCTTCAACGCCTCGGGCATGGCGACGCCGGACGACCTGGAGGAGTTCCGGTCGTGCCAGCTGACCTTCCGCGCGACCGCGGCGCCCTGGAACGACATGAGCCGCGGTGCCGAGCACTGGCTGACCGGACCCGACGAGGTCGCGAGGTCCCTCGGCATGGAGGGCGTCATCTCGGCCGGGCTGAAGAACGAGGACGAGGGCCTCTACCCCGTCCAGCACGGGTACTGGCGCGACACCATGCTCGCCGCGCTCGAGAAGGAGGCGGACAAGTGA
- the benB gene encoding benzoate 1,2-dioxygenase small subunit → MTTNALAAETGAKLITQNAIEQFLYREARHLDDREFEKWLECYADDVVYWMPAWTDDDELVEDPEKDVSLIYYPNKGGLEDRVFRIRTERSSATSIPEPRTSHNISNVEVIERRGDTVDVRFNWHTMYFRYKTVDPYYGTSFCTIDFSGEQPLIRRKTVVLKNDYIHHVVDVYHF, encoded by the coding sequence GTGACCACGAACGCCCTCGCTGCCGAGACCGGCGCGAAGCTGATCACCCAGAACGCCATCGAACAGTTCCTCTACCGCGAGGCCCGCCACCTCGACGACCGCGAGTTCGAGAAGTGGCTCGAGTGCTACGCCGACGACGTCGTCTACTGGATGCCCGCGTGGACCGACGACGACGAGCTCGTCGAGGACCCCGAGAAGGACGTCTCGCTCATCTACTACCCCAACAAGGGCGGCCTGGAGGACCGGGTCTTCCGGATCCGCACCGAGCGGTCGTCGGCGACCTCGATCCCCGAGCCGCGGACCAGCCACAACATCAGCAACGTCGAGGTGATCGAGCGTCGCGGCGACACCGTGGACGTGCGCTTCAACTGGCACACCATGTACTTCCGCTACAAGACGGTCGACCCCTACTACGGCACGTCGTTCTGCACGATCGACTTCTCAGGCGAGCAGCCGCTGATCCGCCGCAAGACCGTGGTGCTGAAGAACGACTACATCCACCACGTCGTCGACGTCTACCACTTCTGA
- the benC gene encoding benzoate 1,2-dioxygenase electron transfer component BenC, translating to MSVDTEVATHQVALSFEDGVTRFITCRADQTVADASYRQRINIPLDCRDGACGTCKALCESGEYDAGTYIDDALPADEAERGYVLPCSMRPRSDLVLQVASTSEVAKTRAATYDARVTELTRLSTTTVELAVEIPDRGELAFLPGQYVNIAVPGTDVTRSYSFSSAPHEERLSFLVKLTPGGAMSTWLTERARVGDALSLTGPHGSFFLRDTERPVLLLAGGTGLAPVLSMLRKMRADASTRKAHLVYGVSTDEDLVALDQIADVAAGLPGLTWDHCVSDPASTAANKGYVMGLIRPEHLHDGDVAIYLCGPPPMVEAVRTHVADAGIEPTGFYYEKFAPAVPEATSPAAAAPVAPAEAGADPEDELIIARDARGIAGRTVFVAQTAASSGPGEYEIGEEHPDVQSSDALFEAREALELGALELTIGRLGSQQLTGYRLLAEATLPYVDGDRFVDAASYTETNAAFHDYLFVQTGNEHLLQAYQALGVKGRMGEVLRNATWCHPRCASDHVEIVEAFEAGDREVARQLIVAHADRSKQTMRRAMSEAAAATRPRFVTPGRFTGKVVVVTGAAQGIGAQVARRIAAEGGALVLADRSGLVAELAGELAGQGASVVPVTCDLEAWTGASELAEAARQRFGRVDVLVNNVGGAINFKPFTEFTADEIAAELDRSLMTTLLTCRAVLPGMVERHSGVIVNVSSAATRGIHRIPYSAAKGGINAITASLALEYADRGIRVVATAPGGTEAPPRRISRGTPEPRTAEERAWFQAHIDQTLDSSLMGRYGTLDEQAAAITFLASDEATYITGTVLPVAGGDLG from the coding sequence ATGTCCGTCGACACCGAGGTCGCCACCCATCAGGTCGCGCTGTCCTTCGAGGACGGCGTCACCCGGTTCATCACCTGCCGCGCCGACCAGACGGTGGCCGACGCGTCGTACCGCCAGCGGATCAACATCCCCCTCGACTGCCGCGACGGCGCGTGCGGGACCTGCAAGGCGCTCTGCGAGTCGGGGGAGTACGACGCCGGCACCTACATCGACGACGCCCTGCCCGCCGACGAGGCCGAACGCGGCTACGTGCTGCCGTGCAGCATGCGGCCACGCTCCGACCTGGTCCTGCAGGTCGCCAGCACGTCCGAGGTCGCGAAGACCCGCGCGGCGACGTACGACGCCCGGGTGACCGAGCTGACCCGGCTCTCGACCACCACCGTCGAGCTGGCCGTCGAGATCCCCGATCGCGGCGAGCTCGCCTTCCTGCCCGGCCAGTACGTCAACATCGCCGTGCCCGGCACCGACGTCACCCGGTCCTACTCGTTCAGCAGCGCGCCCCACGAGGAGCGGCTCTCGTTCCTGGTCAAGCTCACGCCCGGGGGAGCGATGTCGACCTGGCTAACCGAGCGGGCGCGCGTGGGCGACGCGTTGAGCCTGACCGGCCCGCACGGCTCCTTCTTCCTCCGCGACACGGAGCGTCCGGTGCTGCTGCTCGCGGGCGGCACGGGCCTGGCGCCGGTGCTGTCGATGCTGCGCAAGATGCGCGCCGACGCCTCGACCCGCAAGGCGCACCTGGTCTACGGGGTCAGCACCGACGAGGACCTGGTCGCGCTCGACCAGATCGCCGACGTGGCGGCCGGACTGCCCGGCCTCACCTGGGACCACTGCGTCTCCGACCCGGCGAGCACCGCGGCCAACAAGGGCTACGTGATGGGCCTGATCCGCCCCGAGCACCTCCACGACGGCGACGTGGCGATCTACCTGTGCGGTCCGCCGCCCATGGTCGAGGCGGTGCGCACCCACGTCGCCGACGCCGGCATCGAGCCGACCGGCTTCTACTACGAGAAGTTCGCACCGGCCGTGCCCGAGGCGACCTCTCCCGCCGCCGCGGCGCCCGTCGCGCCGGCCGAGGCGGGCGCCGACCCCGAGGACGAGCTGATCATCGCCCGGGACGCACGCGGCATCGCCGGCCGCACCGTCTTCGTCGCACAGACGGCCGCGTCCTCCGGGCCGGGCGAGTACGAGATCGGTGAGGAGCACCCCGACGTCCAGTCCTCCGACGCCCTCTTCGAGGCCCGCGAGGCCCTCGAGCTCGGCGCACTCGAGCTGACCATCGGCCGGCTCGGCTCCCAGCAGCTCACCGGCTACCGGCTGCTGGCCGAGGCCACGCTGCCGTACGTCGACGGCGACCGCTTCGTCGACGCCGCCTCCTACACCGAGACCAACGCGGCCTTCCACGACTACCTCTTCGTGCAGACCGGCAACGAGCACCTGCTGCAGGCCTACCAGGCCCTCGGCGTGAAGGGCCGGATGGGCGAGGTGCTGCGCAACGCGACCTGGTGCCACCCGCGCTGCGCAAGCGACCACGTCGAGATCGTCGAGGCGTTCGAGGCCGGTGACCGCGAGGTCGCCCGGCAGCTGATCGTGGCGCACGCCGATCGGTCGAAGCAGACCATGCGTCGCGCCATGTCCGAGGCCGCCGCCGCCACTCGACCGCGCTTCGTCACGCCCGGTCGGTTCACCGGGAAGGTCGTCGTGGTGACCGGTGCCGCCCAGGGCATCGGCGCGCAGGTGGCGCGCCGGATCGCCGCGGAGGGTGGTGCGCTGGTGCTGGCCGACCGGTCGGGGCTGGTCGCGGAGCTGGCCGGCGAGCTCGCCGGGCAGGGCGCGAGCGTCGTACCGGTGACCTGTGACCTCGAGGCCTGGACCGGTGCCTCCGAGCTGGCCGAGGCGGCTCGGCAGCGGTTCGGCCGGGTCGACGTCCTCGTCAACAACGTCGGCGGCGCGATCAACTTCAAGCCGTTCACGGAGTTCACCGCGGACGAGATCGCCGCCGAGCTCGACCGCTCGCTGATGACCACGCTGCTGACGTGCCGCGCCGTGCTCCCCGGCATGGTCGAGCGCCACAGCGGCGTGATCGTCAACGTCTCCTCGGCCGCGACGCGCGGCATCCACCGGATCCCCTACAGCGCGGCCAAGGGCGGCATCAACGCGATCACCGCCTCCCTCGCCCTCGAGTACGCCGACCGCGGGATCCGGGTCGTCGCCACCGCACCCGGCGGCACGGAGGCCCCGCCGCGCCGGATCTCCCGCGGCACCCCCGAGCCGCGGACCGCGGAGGAGCGCGCCTGGTTCCAGGCGCACATCGACCAGACCCTCGACTCGTCGTTGATGGGCCGCTACGGCACCCTCGACGAGCAGGCCGCGGCGATCACCTTCCTCGCCTCCGACGAGGCCACCTACATCACCGGGACGGTGCTGCCGGTCGCCGGTGGGGACCTCGGCTGA